A window of the Acetobacteraceae bacterium genome harbors these coding sequences:
- the plsX gene encoding phosphate acyltransferase PlsX: MKDSEDDIKVQGDLSSAVESPKDVPYTLAIDAMGGDRGADIVFAALDKTADRHPWIKVLLVGDSPSLQRGLLRHSKAAKICDIRHAPMVIPMDMKPTKALRVQGSSMQIAMKAVAEGEAKGVVSAGNSGAMLALAKIIIKVLPGISRPALVAVQPSARGDVVMLDLGANLACDARNLVEFAIMGEAFSQAMLGINEPSIGLLNVGSEDVKGDERLHEAAMRLRAGPLASRFVGFVEGHDITAGHTDVIVTDGFTGNIALKMGEGALKLAYGLLRAVFATSVMTKLGYLLARRGLDRMKDWIDPRRYNGALLVGLNGIVVKSHGGADVESFAAAVDVAVDAVTFDINEHIKKRLNESQKAFLVKS; this comes from the coding sequence ATGAAAGACTCAGAGGACGATATAAAAGTGCAAGGTGATCTTTCTTCAGCTGTAGAATCTCCTAAAGATGTACCTTATACCCTTGCCATAGATGCTATGGGTGGAGATCGGGGGGCTGATATTGTTTTTGCGGCTCTAGATAAGACTGCCGATCGCCATCCTTGGATAAAAGTTCTGTTGGTTGGAGATTCACCCTCTCTTCAAAGAGGGCTTTTACGCCATTCTAAGGCCGCTAAGATTTGTGATATCCGTCACGCCCCTATGGTAATTCCTATGGATATGAAGCCTACTAAGGCTCTTAGAGTTCAGGGGAGTTCCATGCAGATAGCAATGAAGGCTGTCGCTGAAGGGGAGGCTAAGGGGGTTGTTTCTGCTGGGAATAGTGGGGCGATGTTGGCGCTTGCAAAGATCATTATAAAAGTTCTCCCTGGTATTTCTCGCCCCGCCCTTGTTGCAGTCCAGCCGTCAGCTCGTGGTGATGTTGTTATGCTTGATCTAGGAGCTAACTTGGCCTGTGATGCACGTAATCTTGTTGAGTTTGCCATTATGGGAGAGGCATTTTCTCAAGCTATGTTAGGGATTAATGAGCCATCTATAGGTCTTCTTAATGTTGGGTCTGAAGATGTTAAAGGGGATGAGCGTCTGCATGAAGCAGCAATGCGCTTGCGAGCGGGGCCTTTAGCTTCGAGATTTGTCGGCTTTGTTGAAGGTCATGATATTACAGCTGGCCATACGGATGTTATTGTTACCGATGGTTTTACAGGTAATATTGCTTTAAAAATGGGGGAGGGAGCTCTTAAGCTTGCTTATGGCCTCTTAAGAGCTGTTTTTGCTACCTCTGTAATGACGAAACTTGGCTATCTTCTTGCGCGTCGTGGGCTGGATCGTATGAAGGATTGGATTGATCCTCGTCGTTATAATGGCGCTCTTCTGGTTGGGCTTAATGGGATTGTTGTGAAATCCCATGGGGGGGCCGATGTTGAAAGTTTTGCCGCAGCTGTGGATGTGGCGGTGGATGCCGTAACTTTTGATATAAATGAGCATATCAAAAAGCGCTTAAATGAATCTCAAAAAGCATTTTTGGTGAAATCTTGA
- a CDS encoding MerR family transcriptional regulator, translating to MQREFSSNQSYVLLSDLANELKIPAYRLRSWEVLYPFIQSFRDSAGRRFYDKKTVGIFKEISRLLYQEGRKNTEIFSLISAMLDGEDDALKATSSQEENISFNMDGVSSSSFLRKLREIFEDLNKLGETIAYQKNI from the coding sequence ATGCAGAGAGAATTTTCTTCAAATCAGTCGTATGTTTTGCTTTCCGATTTAGCAAATGAGTTAAAAATACCAGCATATCGTTTGAGAAGTTGGGAAGTTCTTTATCCTTTTATTCAATCTTTTAGAGATTCTGCAGGAAGACGTTTTTATGATAAAAAGACTGTGGGAATTTTCAAAGAAATTTCGCGTCTTCTTTATCAAGAAGGTCGTAAAAATACAGAAATATTTTCTCTCATTTCTGCTATGTTGGATGGAGAGGATGACGCGTTGAAGGCCACGTCTTCCCAAGAAGAGAATATCTCTTTTAATATGGATGGCGTTTCTTCATCTTCTTTTTTAAGAAAATTGAGAGAGATTTTTGAAGATTTGAATAAGTTGGGCGAGACGATTGCGTATCAAAAAAATATTTGA
- a CDS encoding ketoacyl-ACP synthase III, which translates to MNANIPRVIFKSIGAYLPRNKVTNEELSKKVDTSDDWIRGRTGISKRALAELDETATFMGAQAASQALKRAGLSPEDIDGIIVATSTPDQVFPALAVRIQAELGIKSAFGFDISAACSGFVYAVSVADAMLKQRLGQRFLVLGVEVFSRLLDWTDRTTCVLFGDGAGAVVLESVMSSEQDGILSTKISSDGTLSDILFVDGALGVPGTTGKLKMQGREVFRRAVGLLASSVKETLAANNMEMKDIDWLVPHQANQRIIEALAKNLDFPLEKVISTISEHANTSAASIPLALAHGFSDGRIKKGDLILMEALGGGLTWGAVLLRV; encoded by the coding sequence ATGAACGCTAATATTCCTCGAGTTATTTTTAAGTCTATAGGGGCTTATCTCCCTCGTAATAAAGTTACGAATGAGGAGCTTTCAAAAAAAGTTGATACTTCGGATGATTGGATTCGTGGGAGAACTGGAATTTCTAAGCGTGCTTTAGCAGAGCTTGATGAAACAGCAACTTTTATGGGGGCTCAGGCTGCTTCTCAAGCTTTGAAAAGGGCTGGATTATCCCCTGAAGATATTGACGGAATTATTGTAGCGACATCGACGCCAGACCAAGTTTTTCCAGCATTGGCAGTTCGGATACAAGCGGAGTTAGGGATTAAGTCAGCTTTTGGATTTGATATTAGCGCAGCTTGCTCTGGTTTTGTTTATGCTGTTTCTGTTGCAGATGCCATGTTGAAGCAACGATTGGGGCAACGTTTTCTTGTTTTAGGGGTAGAAGTTTTTTCCCGATTGCTCGATTGGACCGATAGGACAACATGTGTACTTTTTGGTGATGGTGCAGGAGCCGTTGTTTTGGAAAGTGTGATGTCGTCTGAGCAAGATGGAATTTTATCAACAAAAATTAGTTCGGATGGTACACTTTCTGATATCCTTTTTGTCGATGGTGCTTTGGGTGTTCCGGGAACAACTGGAAAGTTGAAAATGCAAGGGCGGGAAGTTTTTAGAAGAGCCGTTGGGTTATTAGCTTCTTCCGTTAAAGAGACACTTGCTGCTAATAATATGGAAATGAAAGATATTGATTGGTTGGTTCCTCATCAAGCGAATCAAAGAATTATCGAGGCCTTAGCAAAAAATTTAGATTTTCCATTAGAAAAAGTAATTTCTACAATTTCTGAGCATGCCAATACTTCGGCTGCATCAATTCCTCTAGCATTGGCGCACGGATTCTCAGATGGACGGATTAAAAAAGGCGATTTGATCTTAATGGAAGCTCTTGGTGGTGGGTTAACTTGGGGTGCTGTTTTGCTGAGAGTTTAG
- a CDS encoding 50S ribosomal protein L32, with amino-acid sequence MAVPKRKTTPSRQGMRRSHHALSASASTECESCGERKRPHHVCSHCGSYKSREVVAAEGNALKGAVRV; translated from the coding sequence ATGGCTGTTCCAAAAAGAAAAACAACCCCATCTCGTCAGGGTATGAGACGTAGTCATCACGCATTATCTGCTTCTGCGAGCACGGAATGTGAGTCTTGCGGTGAGCGCAAGCGCCCACACCATGTCTGCAGTCATTGTGGATCCTATAAAAGTCGCGAAGTCGTCGCTGCTGAAGGTAACGCTTTAAAAGGTGCTGTTCGGGTTTAA
- a CDS encoding AI-2E family transporter, whose protein sequence is MSLFSKDIPHLNRKQLHFYARVLLSIIILAFSIYMLRDFLSAIIWGGILAIAFWPSYQWANKKLAPKKSLWLAALFTFVLFLAILGPLVWLIIQIADELSDVAKLLEHIQKVGIPAPKWIYSLPVDQNKMLFWWKENLGEPGALSGMIYSVNFTHGVKITREVGMFAVHSSLLFVFTFLIFFFLLKDGNAIIEKSLVASRRLFGRHGETIGRQIVGSIHGTVAGLVMVALGEGVAIGIIYILAHAPQPILFGFLTAFAAILPMLGAVFVAIVSFILLSQGHMVAAIVTFFAGIIVLFIADHFIRPALIGGNTKLPFLWVLFGIIGGAETWGLLGLFVGPAIMSSLHLLWTIWTSTTQHKKKSFQKEIDII, encoded by the coding sequence ATGTCCTTATTCTCTAAAGATATTCCCCACCTCAACAGAAAGCAACTCCATTTTTACGCAAGAGTACTCTTGTCTATCATCATTCTTGCTTTTTCAATTTATATGTTGCGAGACTTTCTCTCTGCAATTATTTGGGGAGGGATATTGGCAATTGCGTTCTGGCCTTCTTATCAATGGGCAAATAAAAAATTAGCGCCTAAAAAATCCCTTTGGCTTGCCGCTCTGTTCACTTTTGTACTCTTCCTCGCAATTCTAGGCCCACTCGTTTGGCTTATTATACAAATTGCTGATGAATTAAGCGATGTTGCAAAATTATTGGAACATATTCAAAAAGTCGGTATTCCAGCTCCAAAATGGATCTATTCTCTTCCTGTAGATCAAAATAAAATGCTTTTTTGGTGGAAAGAAAACTTAGGAGAGCCAGGAGCTCTTTCTGGGATGATATACTCCGTCAATTTCACACACGGTGTGAAAATCACACGTGAAGTTGGCATGTTTGCAGTTCATAGTAGCCTGTTATTTGTCTTTACATTTTTGATTTTCTTTTTTCTCTTAAAGGATGGGAATGCTATTATAGAAAAGAGCTTAGTTGCCTCCAGACGCCTTTTTGGTAGACACGGAGAAACGATAGGCAGACAGATTGTTGGCTCTATTCATGGAACTGTAGCTGGCCTTGTTATGGTCGCTCTTGGCGAAGGCGTTGCTATTGGTATTATTTATATTCTAGCACATGCCCCACAACCTATCCTCTTCGGATTTCTAACTGCTTTCGCAGCTATTCTGCCAATGTTAGGCGCTGTTTTTGTTGCAATTGTTTCCTTTATTTTACTCTCTCAGGGGCACATGGTTGCTGCAATTGTTACATTCTTCGCGGGCATCATTGTGCTTTTCATTGCAGATCATTTCATTAGGCCAGCTTTAATCGGTGGTAATACAAAGCTTCCTTTTTTATGGGTTCTTTTTGGCATTATTGGTGGAGCTGAAACTTGGGGACTACTCGGTCTATTCGTAGGGCCTGCAATTATGTCCTCTTTGCATCTTCTATGGACAATCTGGACATCTACAACACAGCATAAGAAAAAATCTTTTCAGAAAGAGATTGATATTATTTAG
- a CDS encoding 50S ribosomal protein L28, with protein MSRRCEITGKGVLTGNNVSHANNRSRRRFLPNLQDASLLSETLGTSIRMRLTTRGLRTIEHNGGLDAFLLNTPNRKLSPEALRLKRRIQRVRDRADVVVA; from the coding sequence ATGTCCCGCCGTTGCGAGATTACGGGAAAAGGCGTTTTGACCGGAAATAATGTTAGCCATGCGAATAACAGAAGCCGTCGCCGTTTTTTACCTAACTTACAAGATGCCAGCTTGCTTTCAGAAACACTTGGCACTTCTATCAGAATGCGTTTGACAACACGCGGTTTACGAACCATTGAGCACAATGGTGGTTTGGATGCTTTTCTATTAAATACACCAAACAGAAAACTTTCTCCGGAAGCTTTGCGTTTGAAACGTCGTATTCAACGTGTTCGTGATCGTGCGGATGTCGTTGTAGCCTAA